The Corvus cornix cornix isolate S_Up_H32 chromosome 8, ASM73873v5, whole genome shotgun sequence sequence AACCTGAACGCTACATGTGGGGTTTTAAATACCTTCTAGCAGTTCAGGGTTTGATTCTTAGATTAATGGCTCAGCATAGTTTCAAGACACTTAAAAACATGCTTAAGTTTAATTAGCAATCCCCAAGCTTCTCACCAGCACAAGAACCCGACCTGCAAAGTCTTCCTCAGCATCCTAAATTGTCATCGCTCTCCCTTCAGTAGCAGAACTGGACAAAGGTATCATCATTAGAAGACAAAGATTTTGACAGGCAGGTCCTTGTGCACAAATGGGTATAACACCTCAGGGAGAGCTCCTGGAACTGAGCACCCCATTAGGAGAGCCAGACTTATCCTGGGAACCTATGGGAACACAGCTTGGATAACCAATGCCAGCACTTCTGGGTACCCAACCCCTATTCTGGCAGGCCCTGTCTGTTCAGGATGGGTAactgcccctggcagggcacactctgctctgccaggagccagAAGGACAACCTCAGGCATACCAGTTTGGCACCCTTCTTGCGTCCGAGGGGCAGGGCATAGTGGGCCTCGTACCACTGCCGGTACGGTGTGCTGTCAATGAGCACGATGCAGTTCTTCACCAGGGTCTTTGTCCGCACCAGCTCGTTGTTGGAAGCGTTGTACACAACATCAATAATTCTGGTCTTGCGAGTGCAGCCTTTCAAAAGAAGAGCATGAGTTCAGACCTACAGGGATCAGACAGCTGAGTATACAGCATCTCACATATACCCTTTAAATAACTTCACACTCAACATCCCATCCAGGGTCCTCCAGCCTGCCTGGCACTGAACTAAACATAACTAAAAGATGCATCTATTTTTCATCAGTCAAACTTTCTGTTGTTAGGACAGAAATCTACACCTGGAAATTAAATCCCTCCTACATGAAAAACCAGGATCAGTGGCCTTGCTGAAACTCATCTCAAAAATATCTAAGCAatgctagaaaataaaatttccagaCTGCAAGATCAGCAGATGCCAACTAACATTGCACACAGGGCTCAATGCTATATGCACTTCCTAGAATTACTGAATTAAGCCATACTAAGCGGGACTGCTCTGCAACACATTCCAGAAATCATTTCTCTAGGGTGAGGGTTATGAATAAACTGAGAGGGGAAGCTGGTGTTTTCACCCTTCCAAGACCCACCTGAAGCATGCAGTCTTAGCTACTAGACTTGACTGTTTAGCAGTCACTTGCCCTGAAAACAGCCCTCCACATATGCAAAGGTCATGCACAAGATGGGTCTTCTCCCTTCACTGATGTACCTCGTCCCTGTCACAAGGCATGCCCAGCCTCTTCACATGTGCAATACTGACTGTAATGGCACTTTTCACTGCACAGACAATGCTCTGAGATAACTGAAAGCACATCCTGTCCCCTCACACCACGCAGGTCACTAACCCACCACCTTCCTTACTGGTGTTTTACCGTCCTACTCAGGAACACTGACTGGGCCCAGGCTCAAGTGATAGTGTTGTCAAGTTTGTAGATCAAAGAAAACCCACCTTCCTCAGGGGAAATATGAGAATCCCCTCTTGCTTCTAGGCTTCCCACTTTTGCTCAGCAAAGCAGGAATATGAAATAAACAGCACATGCTAATGTAATACTGTCCTCTGGTCAGGCCTCACAAGCATCCTCAGCACCTTTCTCTGTTGCACAGCATCACTTACCTTTCAGTAACCATATTCACTGCTGAACAGACCTGCATTTATGAAGAACTATTCATATTTAGGATTTCAGCCCCTCTTTAGTCCCCCTCCCCCATAAAAAGGCAAGCATGTCACTCAGTGGAACTATGACACTCCTATCACTGTGAACTTAGTGGAAATCCAAGTCCCCTAAAGCCACATAAAGTCAAAGTTATCATCATCACCATGCATGCTGCTTCAGCTGCAAGCTCCAGGATGTTCAATCCAAGCCCACAAATCCATGCTTGCATCCCTCTACTCTGCTGCAGTactgaaaaccagcacaggTTTCTCTTCCACGCAGCAGGCTCACCATGTACTTACATTCTGACCCCCAGGAGAAGTTGCCGACATCCAACCGAAGGGCTCGGTACTTCTTATTTCCCCCACGAACCCTCACGGTATGAATCCGGCGTGGGCCAATCTGCAATCAGAAACAAACACCAGGCTGCTGATGGTGCTGCATGGCCCTCACAGGAGCCCAGCACAGTCCTAATCTCGAAGGCAATGTGGTCAGTGTAACTATGACAAACCCCAGCATCGGCAGATGCAGTAAATGACCAGAACGGTCTGTTGCATCTACCTAAGGTGAAAGCTTCATCACTCCAATTGCCTCTTACTGCAAAAATGTATCACTGCTTTCCATCAGCAGAGGGGCAAATACCACGTTTTAGAGAAGTAGTGTTAGATATTCAACCCCACACCAAAGAGCATGCATTTAAACCTTTAACAGCACAAGAACAGCAACCTGAGTTTGAAAACACAGTTCTGACCACCCTCGCCCAATCACTCACCTTAGTGTTGGCGGGAGGTCGCCCTAACTCATACTTCCTCTTCTTATGGTAGGGCTTCCTCTTGCCCCCAGTCTTGCGTCGCTTATGCCAGTTGTCCCTGGAGATACCTGAATGGAGAGCAGTGTGGTCAGAGGGTGGGACGAACCcgcctggctgcagcagcagggcatgGCTCTGAGTCCTCAGCTCTCCAAGGTTGGTATCCGCACAGTGCACTCAGCCTTATGCAGCAGTTAGAGAAGCTTCATCATTGATACTCAGATCTGCCCCGAACACATcccttccagcagagctgtaTAAAGAACACAGACCCCTCTTCTGTGTCTTCTTTGGGAAGCTGCCTCCCAACGTACCTCGCGTGCTGGGCACTCTCTGCCCGATGCCGATCTGACAGGCACACTACAGCAGTCATCCTACGCTACTGGCAGGATGTGGTGGGTCCGCTATAGGAAGGGACCCCCATCCCCC is a genomic window containing:
- the RPS8 gene encoding 40S ribosomal protein S8; translation: MGISRDNWHKRRKTGGKRKPYHKKRKYELGRPPANTKIGPRRIHTVRVRGGNKKYRALRLDVGNFSWGSECCTRKTRIIDVVYNASNNELVRTKTLVKNCIVLIDSTPYRQWYEAHYALPLGRKKGAKLTPEEEEILNKKRSKKIQKKYDERKKNAKIASILEEQFQQGKLLACIASRPGQCGRADGYVLEGKELEFYLRKIKARKGK